A genomic region of Halobacteriovorax sp. DA5 contains the following coding sequences:
- a CDS encoding type I restriction-modification system subunit M: protein MAGKVNQDEINSILWKACDTFRGILNATDYKNYILIMLFIKYISDTWEEHYEELKKKYKDDDQIKRKLERERFILPDGCHFKDLYEQRNEANLGEIINIALSNIEDANKKKLEGVFRNIDFNSEAYLGQAKERNSRLKSLLEDFNQPKLNLRPSKIGNQDVIGNSYEYLIGKFAASSGQSAGEFYTPAEVSELVAELVQPKSGDRICDPACGSGSLLIKCANQLLKDGVNDFALYGQEVNGQTMALAKMNMFLHGVDGARIEWGDTIRNPKLVEDSATMKFEVVVANPPFSLDKWGHEEASADAYNRFHRGLPPKTKGDFAFITHMIETITEDSGRVGVVVPHGVLFRGSSEGKIRQSLIEENLLDAVVGLPSNLFYGTGIPAAILIFKKGRKDKSVFFIDASREYQDGKNQNTLRSKDIDKIVSTYQKRENVDKYAYKASFDEIKENDFNLNIPRYVDTFEEEEEIDIQAVQGEINQLEDQLATIQHQMKKYLKELGYGA from the coding sequence ATGGCTGGAAAAGTAAATCAAGATGAAATTAACTCAATTCTTTGGAAGGCATGTGACACATTTAGAGGAATTTTAAATGCTACAGATTATAAAAACTATATTTTGATCATGCTCTTTATAAAATATATCTCTGACACATGGGAAGAGCATTATGAGGAATTAAAGAAGAAATATAAAGACGATGACCAAATCAAGAGAAAACTTGAAAGAGAGCGCTTTATTCTTCCTGATGGTTGTCACTTTAAAGACCTCTATGAGCAACGTAATGAGGCTAACCTGGGAGAAATTATTAATATTGCTCTTTCTAATATTGAAGATGCCAATAAGAAAAAACTAGAAGGTGTATTTAGAAACATCGATTTCAACTCTGAGGCTTATCTTGGACAGGCCAAGGAGAGAAACTCAAGACTTAAGTCTCTTTTAGAAGACTTCAATCAGCCAAAACTAAATTTAAGACCAAGTAAAATTGGAAACCAAGATGTTATTGGTAATTCTTATGAATATTTAATTGGTAAATTTGCAGCCAGTAGTGGTCAAAGTGCAGGAGAATTCTATACTCCTGCTGAGGTCAGTGAGTTAGTTGCAGAATTAGTACAACCTAAGTCGGGAGATCGAATTTGTGATCCCGCTTGTGGTTCAGGATCTTTACTTATTAAGTGTGCGAATCAACTTCTAAAAGATGGTGTTAATGACTTTGCTCTTTATGGCCAGGAAGTAAATGGTCAGACAATGGCACTAGCGAAAATGAATATGTTTCTTCATGGTGTAGATGGAGCAAGAATCGAATGGGGTGATACTATTCGAAATCCTAAACTTGTTGAAGATAGTGCCACTATGAAATTTGAGGTTGTAGTCGCAAATCCACCATTCTCTCTTGATAAGTGGGGGCATGAGGAAGCATCAGCAGATGCCTACAATCGTTTTCATCGAGGTCTTCCTCCAAAGACTAAAGGTGATTTTGCTTTTATTACTCACATGATTGAAACAATCACAGAAGATAGTGGTCGAGTTGGAGTAGTTGTTCCTCACGGGGTACTTTTTAGAGGATCAAGTGAAGGAAAAATCAGACAATCATTAATTGAAGAAAACTTACTTGATGCTGTTGTAGGTCTTCCTTCAAACCTTTTCTACGGAACAGGTATTCCTGCTGCAATCTTAATCTTTAAGAAAGGAAGGAAAGATAAGTCTGTCTTCTTCATTGATGCAAGTCGTGAATATCAAGATGGAAAAAATCAAAATACTTTAAGATCTAAAGATATTGATAAAATTGTTAGCACTTATCAGAAAAGAGAAAATGTAGATAAGTATGCTTATAAAGCAAGCTTTGATGAAATTAAGGAAAATGATTTCAATCTAAATATTCCTCGTTATGTCGATACTTTTGAGGAAGAGGAAGAGATCGATATCCAGGCTGTTCAAGGAGAGATTAATCAACTTGAAGATCAACTTGCGACTATTCAGCATCAAATGAAGAAGTATCTTAAGGAGCTTGGTTATGGTGCCTAA
- a CDS encoding HNH endonuclease, producing the protein MFNYYQRSPSTQRSGNSFSTDTIVAVWMKARPIPGKDSNTYRKDSCGAEIKLSEYGNRNSNYGWEVDHVVPVSKGGSDQLSNLQPLHWRNNASKSDGPNYGFCVVTY; encoded by the coding sequence ATGTTCAATTATTATCAGCGTTCTCCCAGCACGCAAAGAAGTGGGAATTCATTTAGTACAGATACAATTGTCGCCGTTTGGATGAAGGCAAGGCCAATCCCTGGCAAAGACTCAAACACTTATAGAAAAGATTCTTGCGGTGCTGAGATTAAGCTTTCTGAGTACGGAAACAGAAACTCTAATTATGGTTGGGAAGTCGACCATGTAGTTCCTGTTTCAAAGGGTGGTTCTGATCAGTTATCAAACTTGCAACCTCTTCATTGGAGAAACAATGCAAGTAAGTCTGATGGGCCTAATTACGGTTTTTGTGTAGTCACTTATTAA
- a CDS encoding restriction endonuclease subunit S, with protein MILSKLSDLCDIRSGYSFRGKIEESKDSEYKVVLAKDLAPFTGIDFGSLIHADYSGRNDEVLLRDEDILCIGNGPRLYSAVIRDVPENVVPSSHIWIMRLKSNVISNDYLSWSLNHSQKYFQSMSQGATVGHINRKMLESMEINVPDLQTQKNIVELENLLIKEKEVFSALIERREKLINQIQKELGNSRR; from the coding sequence ATGATTTTAAGTAAACTCAGTGATTTATGTGACATTCGAAGCGGTTATTCCTTTAGGGGGAAGATCGAAGAGTCAAAAGACTCTGAGTACAAGGTTGTTTTGGCCAAAGATCTGGCCCCTTTTACAGGAATCGACTTTGGTTCACTCATTCACGCTGACTATAGTGGCAGAAACGATGAGGTTCTTCTAAGAGATGAAGATATTCTATGTATTGGCAACGGGCCACGTCTGTATTCTGCAGTAATTAGGGATGTCCCTGAGAATGTAGTTCCTTCATCTCATATCTGGATTATGAGATTGAAATCAAATGTCATTAGCAATGACTATCTTTCATGGTCACTCAATCACTCTCAAAAATATTTTCAGTCAATGTCTCAGGGGGCAACAGTTGGGCACATTAATCGCAAGATGCTTGAGAGCATGGAAATTAATGTTCCTGATCTGCAAACTCAAAAGAACATTGTTGAATTAGAAAATCTATTAATAAAAGAAAAAGAAGTTTTCTCTGCTCTTATTGAAAGAAGAGAGAAACTCATTAATCAAATACAAAAAGAATTAGGAAATAGTAGGAGATAA
- a CDS encoding restriction endonuclease subunit S, whose protein sequence is MVPKGWKKLIGEEIADKITKGSSPKWQGFDYQDSGCLFVTSENVREGYLDISKPKYLPLEFNEKLKNSQLKQGDILINIVGASIGRSCLIQKDISPANINQAVCLFRVKKNISHEYVSFYLQAPHIVRKLLGSQTESARPNLSLSDLRSFSFDIPPIFEQEKIASILSTWDEAIEKLEKLIETKKKRKKGLMQQLLNPKKKYGKLPDGWKLKKMEECVKYEGGAQPPRDTFIFEERLGYIRLIQIRDYKTDNFKTYIKEELARKKCTKEDVMIGRYGPPIFQVLRGIEGAYNVALMKAIPRDGLDREYMYYFLSQEKIERYLDGFSQRSAGQAGIEMDMLLSYPFPLPTKKDQEKIVVVLTAVDKEISLYHAKLDKLKNQKKGLMQQLLTGKKRVQI, encoded by the coding sequence ATGGTGCCTAAAGGATGGAAAAAGCTAATTGGAGAAGAAATAGCAGATAAAATAACAAAAGGATCTTCACCTAAGTGGCAAGGTTTTGATTATCAAGACTCAGGTTGTTTATTTGTAACTAGTGAAAATGTAAGAGAAGGTTATTTGGATATTTCAAAGCCAAAGTATTTACCTTTAGAATTCAATGAAAAATTAAAAAATAGTCAGCTTAAGCAGGGAGATATATTAATTAACATAGTTGGTGCATCAATCGGACGTTCTTGTCTCATACAGAAAGATATATCACCTGCAAACATAAATCAGGCAGTTTGCCTCTTTAGAGTTAAAAAAAATATTAGTCACGAATACGTAAGTTTTTATTTGCAGGCACCACATATTGTTAGAAAGTTATTAGGTAGCCAAACAGAATCAGCAAGACCCAACTTATCTCTTAGTGACCTTCGAAGTTTTTCATTCGATATACCACCAATATTTGAGCAAGAAAAAATAGCATCAATTCTTTCAACTTGGGATGAGGCAATTGAAAAACTAGAAAAACTCATTGAGACAAAAAAGAAAAGAAAAAAAGGTCTGATGCAGCAGCTTCTTAACCCAAAAAAGAAATATGGCAAATTGCCAGACGGTTGGAAATTAAAAAAGATGGAAGAATGCGTAAAATATGAAGGAGGAGCACAGCCACCTCGCGATACTTTTATTTTTGAAGAAAGGTTAGGTTATATAAGATTAATACAGATAAGAGATTATAAGACAGATAATTTCAAAACATACATAAAAGAAGAGTTAGCTAGAAAAAAATGCACTAAAGAAGACGTGATGATTGGAAGATATGGGCCTCCCATTTTTCAGGTTTTAAGAGGTATCGAAGGTGCATACAATGTTGCTCTAATGAAAGCGATCCCTCGAGATGGTCTTGATAGAGAGTATATGTATTATTTCCTAAGCCAAGAAAAAATTGAAAGATATTTAGATGGCTTTAGTCAGAGAAGTGCAGGCCAAGCAGGAATAGAGATGGATATGTTATTATCATATCCATTCCCCTTACCAACTAAAAAAGATCAGGAAAAAATTGTTGTAGTTTTAACAGCAGTTGATAAAGAAATTTCACTTTATCATGCTAAACTTGATAAATTAAAAAATCAAAAGAAAGGACTAATGCAACAACTCTTAACAGGAAAGAAAAGAGTTCAGATATAA
- a CDS encoding HNH endonuclease — MSISKKYLDTLNTIEGWTTVSEWAIRVGELHPEILEKANKEAENQKNETTGLREIAARISSNISRGAYSGHIEIDDSERPRKVRFLTESEANVLLDRELEDDLAPLTRAQKIKHDESLLTTKDKYRLQEFENISSQLRSFFNLDFELEHAKALLNKEDPGQHHPDNIQLLLKSHNRMKSSSNWDRFTLEEQIEYIQAAVKVQKLVSKKMRIDLEEEVIGQIINRIKLVF, encoded by the coding sequence ATGTCTATATCAAAAAAGTACCTCGATACTCTCAATACGATTGAAGGCTGGACCACAGTGTCCGAGTGGGCAATTCGTGTTGGAGAGCTCCACCCTGAAATTCTAGAGAAAGCAAACAAGGAAGCTGAAAATCAAAAGAATGAGACCACTGGCCTCAGAGAGATTGCAGCTAGAATCAGTTCAAATATTTCCAGAGGTGCATACTCTGGCCATATAGAAATTGATGATTCAGAAAGACCAAGGAAAGTGAGATTTCTTACAGAGAGTGAGGCCAATGTCTTACTTGATCGAGAGTTAGAAGATGACCTTGCCCCTCTTACAAGGGCCCAAAAGATCAAACATGATGAATCTCTACTAACCACCAAGGACAAATATAGACTCCAGGAATTTGAAAATATCAGCTCTCAATTAAGATCATTCTTTAACTTAGATTTTGAATTAGAGCACGCCAAAGCTCTTCTTAATAAAGAAGATCCTGGTCAACATCACCCTGATAATATTCAACTTCTACTCAAGTCACATAACAGAATGAAAAGTTCATCAAATTGGGATCGTTTCACACTTGAGGAACAGATTGAATATATTCAAGCTGCTGTGAAAGTTCAGAAACTTGTTTCAAAAAAGATGAGAATTGACCTTGAAGAAGAAGTTATAGGTCAAATTATTAATCGTATAAAGCTGGTATTCTAA
- a CDS encoding type I restriction endonuclease subunit R yields MAISKYTEDLSSHIPALDLLIKLGYKYITPSQSVELRGGKKGKVVLEGVLKEWLSENNSIESKGSKHSFSESNITKAVEVLSNKPFDALLKDNEDIYDLLTLGKSFEQTIEGDTKSHSLKYIDWKNPKNNVFHVTDEFEVEKRHSNQTRRPDIVLFVNGIPLVVIECKRPDKKGALKEGISQQQRNQMVEEIPHLFTFSQILMSCCQNLAKYGTAATPEEYWMVWKEEDDKRQEENLKSLINLPIDENNKASIFKEKKDYQLRYMEKIWDSGERLPSPQDKAIDSLLRPDRLLDLTYGFIVFDNKVKKVCRYQQYFAINATLNRVTDVKGDSQRKGGVIWHTTGSGKSLTMVMMAKALTLEPSIKNPRVILVTDRVDLDDQIWKTFKACGKDVEKASSGKNLLKLIEDGKADIITTVIDKFESASKEKDFKSESHNIFVLVDESHRSQYGVSHAKMVNIFPKACYLGFTGTPLLKKEKTTAKKFGGFIHKYTMNQAVKDGAVVPLLYEGRMSELRGDKAQLDRWFERITDGLTDKQKADLKNKFKREEELLKADQRLMEIAYDIREHFLANYKGTGFKGQLACSSKQDAVRYKKYFADFKDIKVDVIISAPDTREEHSDIDESDVPEVQLFWKDMMNRYGNETKYTENIIKAFKYSDEPEILIVVDKLLTGFDAPKNSVLYIDKRLKDHNILQAIARVNRVFEGKGHGLIVDYRGIFGEINSAIDTYAALENEGFEREDVEGTLINVELEIKELAQRHTNVWEVFKEVTNKSDIEAMQRHLEPEDIRQEFYKRLTSFSKTLQLALSNPKFQDETEEKIKQMYQNDLKTFINLRASIKQRYGETVDYSTYEKQIRNMVNKYVGADQVKIIIDQTSIFDEEDFEKELESIEGDAAKADTIASRIKRTINEKMDEDPALYKKLSEMIDEAIQLHREKRLNDAQYLSKVREGLDELRGKSKGNSYPDSIRNNDDAKAYFGILKEYIDLELTKLGDIAEKVFSIIEENKERDWDKPHKEDVQNLMINDIEDHLFMIKGKFDLDLPHDKMDLIIERLMMTAKRRN; encoded by the coding sequence ATGGCCATTTCAAAATACACGGAAGATTTATCGTCACATATTCCTGCTTTGGATTTACTTATTAAGCTTGGATATAAATATATTACTCCTAGTCAGTCAGTAGAACTACGAGGAGGTAAGAAAGGAAAAGTTGTTCTTGAGGGAGTATTGAAGGAATGGCTTAGTGAAAATAATAGCATTGAATCTAAAGGATCAAAACATTCCTTTTCTGAAAGTAATATCACAAAAGCTGTAGAAGTGCTTTCTAATAAACCTTTTGATGCTCTTTTGAAGGATAATGAAGATATCTATGATCTTTTAACTTTAGGTAAAAGCTTTGAGCAAACGATAGAGGGAGATACTAAATCACACTCCTTAAAGTATATTGATTGGAAAAATCCAAAGAATAATGTCTTTCATGTCACAGATGAATTTGAAGTAGAAAAAAGACACAGTAATCAAACAAGAAGACCTGATATTGTCTTATTTGTTAATGGAATCCCTCTTGTTGTTATTGAATGTAAAAGACCAGATAAGAAGGGAGCCTTGAAGGAAGGAATTAGTCAGCAACAAAGAAATCAAATGGTTGAAGAAATCCCTCATCTCTTTACTTTTTCACAAATCCTTATGTCTTGTTGTCAAAATCTCGCTAAATATGGAACAGCTGCTACTCCTGAAGAATATTGGATGGTATGGAAAGAGGAAGATGATAAGAGACAAGAAGAGAATTTAAAAAGTCTTATAAATTTACCAATAGATGAAAATAATAAGGCCAGTATATTTAAAGAGAAAAAAGACTATCAACTTAGGTATATGGAAAAAATCTGGGATTCAGGAGAAAGACTTCCTTCCCCTCAAGATAAAGCCATTGATAGTCTCCTAAGACCTGATCGATTACTAGATCTAACATATGGATTTATTGTTTTTGATAATAAGGTAAAGAAGGTTTGTCGTTATCAACAGTATTTTGCAATTAATGCCACTTTAAATAGAGTTACTGATGTTAAAGGTGATTCTCAACGAAAAGGTGGAGTTATTTGGCACACAACTGGTTCAGGTAAGTCATTAACTATGGTTATGATGGCAAAAGCACTGACTTTAGAACCATCAATTAAAAACCCTAGAGTTATACTTGTTACAGATAGAGTCGATCTTGATGATCAAATCTGGAAAACATTTAAGGCCTGTGGAAAAGATGTTGAAAAAGCCTCAAGTGGTAAAAACCTTTTAAAGCTTATTGAGGACGGAAAAGCAGATATCATCACAACTGTCATTGATAAATTTGAGTCAGCTAGTAAAGAGAAAGACTTCAAATCTGAGAGTCATAATATTTTTGTCCTGGTTGATGAAAGTCATCGCTCTCAATATGGTGTGAGCCATGCCAAGATGGTAAACATCTTCCCAAAGGCTTGCTATCTTGGTTTTACAGGAACCCCACTCTTAAAGAAGGAAAAAACAACTGCGAAAAAATTTGGTGGTTTTATTCATAAGTACACAATGAATCAAGCAGTAAAAGATGGAGCAGTTGTCCCTCTACTCTATGAGGGGAGAATGAGTGAGCTTAGAGGTGATAAAGCGCAACTTGATAGATGGTTTGAGCGAATTACTGATGGATTAACAGATAAACAAAAAGCAGACTTGAAAAATAAATTTAAAAGAGAAGAAGAGCTTTTAAAGGCAGATCAGAGATTAATGGAGATTGCCTATGATATTCGTGAGCACTTTCTAGCAAATTACAAGGGAACTGGGTTCAAAGGTCAGCTTGCCTGTTCAAGTAAGCAGGATGCAGTAAGATATAAAAAATACTTTGCTGATTTTAAAGATATAAAAGTAGATGTCATTATTTCTGCTCCTGACACAAGAGAAGAACACAGTGATATTGATGAGTCAGATGTTCCAGAAGTGCAATTGTTCTGGAAAGACATGATGAATAGATATGGAAATGAGACTAAATATACAGAAAATATCATTAAGGCCTTTAAATATTCTGATGAACCTGAAATCTTAATTGTTGTCGATAAGCTTCTGACAGGATTTGATGCTCCTAAGAACTCAGTCCTTTATATTGATAAAAGATTAAAGGATCATAATATTCTACAGGCCATTGCTAGAGTGAATCGTGTCTTTGAAGGAAAAGGCCATGGTCTCATTGTTGATTATCGTGGAATATTTGGAGAAATTAACAGTGCAATTGATACTTATGCAGCTCTAGAGAATGAAGGCTTTGAAAGAGAGGATGTGGAAGGCACTCTTATCAATGTTGAACTTGAAATTAAAGAGTTAGCACAGAGACATACTAATGTTTGGGAAGTATTTAAAGAGGTTACTAACAAATCAGATATTGAGGCCATGCAAAGGCATTTGGAGCCAGAAGATATAAGACAAGAATTTTATAAGAGACTGACAAGTTTTTCTAAGACTTTACAGCTTGCTCTTTCAAATCCGAAATTTCAGGACGAAACAGAAGAAAAAATAAAGCAAATGTATCAAAATGATCTTAAAACATTCATCAACTTAAGAGCTTCGATAAAGCAAAGGTATGGTGAGACAGTGGATTATTCAACTTATGAAAAACAAATTAGAAACATGGTCAATAAATATGTGGGGGCTGATCAGGTAAAGATCATTATTGATCAAACTTCTATTTTTGATGAAGAAGATTTTGAGAAAGAGCTAGAAAGTATTGAAGGCGATGCTGCTAAAGCTGATACTATCGCATCTCGTATCAAAAGAACTATAAATGAAAAAATGGATGAAGACCCTGCTCTATATAAGAAACTTTCTGAAATGATCGATGAGGCCATTCAGTTACATAGAGAGAAAAGATTAAATGATGCTCAATATTTATCAAAAGTAAGAGAAGGGCTAGATGAATTAAGAGGAAAGAGCAAAGGAAACTCATATCCTGACTCAATTCGAAATAATGATGATGCTAAAGCATATTTTGGAATTCTAAAAGAATACATTGATCTCGAATTAACAAAGTTAGGAGATATTGCTGAAAAAGTATTCTCAATTATAGAAGAAAATAAAGAGAGAGATTGGGATAAACCCCATAAAGAAGATGTACAAAATTTAATGATAAACGATATAGAAGATCATCTGTTTATGATTAAAGGAAAATTTGATTTAGATTTACCTCATGACAAAATGGATTTGATTATTGAGAGATTGATGATGACGGCAAAGAGGAGAAACTAG
- a CDS encoding DUF2188 domain-containing protein, with product MSKKTTHVVPSKDGGWNIKGGGSKRSSGHFDRKSDAVDRAREISQNKGSELYIHNKDGKIGSKDSHGNDSYPPKG from the coding sequence ATGAGTAAAAAAACAACTCACGTAGTACCAAGTAAAGATGGTGGATGGAATATCAAAGGTGGTGGTTCAAAAAGATCATCAGGACACTTTGATCGCAAAAGTGATGCTGTCGATAGAGCAAGAGAAATCAGTCAGAATAAAGGTAGTGAATTATATATTCACAACAAAGATGGCAAGATTGGTTCAAAAGATAGCCACGGGAATGATTCTTATCCTCCTAAAGGTTAA
- a CDS encoding M48 family metallopeptidase, whose product MEDFVSYGNRRIDFTIKRKNRKTLGISVLPTGHVEVDAPMDSEVEKIKEVILKKGKWIISQQRDFSQFPLQQPDRKVINGETVRYLGRQYRLKIIKSEENEVYLLDDKIIIETLEETNRELNRTLLLKWYRSQAKETFEGLFGKCLANSEKIGIDLQQSFNIRRMHKRWGSCSKDGGITLNLELVCSPVDCIEYVIFHELCHRHEGTHNQRFYDLLATVCPDYRDRKKKLEQCSEGLMGL is encoded by the coding sequence ATGGAAGATTTTGTTAGCTACGGAAATCGAAGGATCGATTTCACTATAAAAAGAAAAAATAGAAAAACTCTTGGAATTTCAGTTCTACCGACTGGTCATGTCGAAGTGGATGCACCGATGGATTCAGAGGTAGAAAAAATTAAAGAAGTTATTCTTAAAAAGGGAAAGTGGATTATTTCTCAGCAAAGAGATTTTTCTCAGTTTCCTCTTCAGCAACCAGACAGAAAAGTAATTAATGGTGAAACGGTTAGGTATCTAGGCCGTCAGTATAGGTTAAAAATTATTAAGTCTGAGGAAAATGAAGTTTATCTTCTTGATGATAAAATTATCATTGAGACATTAGAAGAAACTAATCGAGAACTAAACAGGACATTGCTGCTGAAATGGTACAGAAGTCAGGCCAAAGAAACTTTTGAAGGTTTATTTGGGAAGTGCTTGGCCAATTCTGAAAAAATTGGAATCGACTTACAGCAGTCTTTCAATATTAGAAGAATGCATAAACGTTGGGGAAGTTGCTCAAAGGATGGTGGGATCACATTAAATCTTGAGCTTGTATGTTCTCCTGTTGATTGTATTGAATATGTTATTTTTCATGAGCTTTGCCATCGTCATGAGGGCACTCATAATCAAAGATTCTATGATCTCTTGGCCACTGTTTGCCCTGATTATCGAGATAGAAAAAAGAAGCTAGAGCAATGCTCTGAAGGATTAATGGGACTCTGA